One Bacillus sp. FJAT-52991 genomic region harbors:
- a CDS encoding ATP-binding protein has product MDKVKWLQQLVQQNPQDAQTHYWLGKELAETGRWLEAVQSFSAGVAHCSDETLRAEIIHELTNATAQLQQEKLSHSASPPIIEVLPNEEEHSTSEEAEQKVKWIDRSAKFKVIDGGGEQKSEKPPISQVTFADVAGLDELKKTIHLRIISPFFNKGLFAKFRKKAGGGVLLYGPPGCGKTFIARATAGECQAHFYPVHITDILDPYIGVSEQNLKAIFDKARFQKPSIMFFDEVDTIGFSRAKSSANTRGVIDTFLAEMEGIDTSTDQMLVIGATNMPWDVDNALKRPGRFDRLIFVAPPDTEAREQIFQLKLEGRYMENIDVAKLAAQTEFFSGADIENVCELAAESVLEEILTTGNERPIRTEDLLNVLKTQQPSTLEWLRTAKNYVKYANQSGLYNDIEQYLRKYGRKI; this is encoded by the coding sequence ATGGATAAAGTGAAGTGGCTGCAGCAATTAGTGCAACAAAATCCACAAGATGCGCAAACTCATTATTGGCTGGGAAAAGAGTTAGCAGAAACAGGCCGTTGGCTTGAAGCGGTCCAGTCTTTTTCAGCAGGGGTTGCTCATTGTTCCGATGAAACCTTGCGAGCAGAAATCATTCATGAGTTAACTAACGCTACCGCACAGCTTCAGCAAGAAAAGCTAAGTCATTCGGCTTCACCTCCGATCATAGAGGTTTTACCGAATGAGGAGGAACATTCTACTTCTGAAGAAGCGGAACAAAAAGTAAAGTGGATCGATCGTTCAGCTAAATTTAAAGTCATTGATGGTGGTGGGGAACAGAAGTCAGAGAAGCCCCCAATCAGTCAGGTAACATTTGCCGATGTAGCAGGGTTGGATGAATTAAAAAAGACGATCCATTTGCGAATTATCAGCCCGTTTTTTAATAAAGGGTTATTTGCTAAATTTCGCAAAAAAGCAGGTGGAGGTGTACTGCTTTATGGACCTCCAGGTTGCGGAAAAACCTTTATTGCACGCGCCACTGCTGGTGAATGCCAAGCTCATTTTTATCCGGTACATATCACAGATATTCTCGATCCATATATCGGGGTAAGCGAACAAAATTTAAAAGCGATATTTGATAAAGCCCGCTTTCAAAAACCAAGTATTATGTTTTTTGATGAGGTCGATACGATTGGGTTCAGTCGTGCGAAATCCTCAGCTAATACGAGAGGTGTGATTGATACATTTCTCGCAGAAATGGAAGGGATTGATACGAGTACGGATCAAATGCTAGTGATTGGCGCGACGAATATGCCTTGGGATGTAGATAACGCCTTGAAACGACCAGGACGATTCGACCGTTTAATCTTTGTTGCCCCTCCAGATACAGAAGCAAGAGAGCAAATCTTCCAATTAAAGCTTGAAGGAAGATATATGGAGAATATTGATGTCGCTAAGCTAGCCGCTCAAACGGAATTCTTCTCGGGCGCAGATATTGAAAATGTTTGCGAATTGGCTGCTGAAAGTGTACTAGAGGAAATTTTGACAACAGGAAATGAACGACCAATTCGTACAGAGGACTTACTAAACGTCCTCAAAACGCAGCAACCTTCCACACTGGAATGGCTTCGTACAGCCAAAAACTACGTCAAATATGCCAACCAAAGCGGCCTCTACAACGATATTGAACAATATTTGCGCAAATACGGAAGAAAGATTTAG
- the dat gene encoding D-amino-acid transaminase produces the protein MRVTLAYFNGKIVEVKEPVIPIDERGHQFGDGVYEVIRFYNKKPFMMKEHLERLYASAKVIKLAIGSELAELEKAMLELVEKSGLEDASLYIQVTRGVAPRNHLFPQCPASISMTVKPSRPISEAVRQQGVKVLLLEDERWKNCYIKSLNLLPNVLAKQEAYEQNCFEAVLVRDGFITEGSSSNFFIVKDGSIQTAPLTNYILPGITRIAVKAIAEQLSIPFIEKSFSPEELFAADEAFLTSTNCEVLAVTVANNCLIGNGQPGGISKKLFAQLQEKTK, from the coding sequence ATGAGGGTGACGTTAGCTTACTTTAATGGAAAGATCGTGGAAGTGAAAGAGCCGGTGATCCCGATTGATGAACGCGGTCATCAATTTGGTGATGGGGTATATGAAGTGATTCGTTTCTACAACAAGAAGCCTTTTATGATGAAGGAGCATTTGGAGAGGTTATATGCCAGTGCGAAAGTGATTAAGCTTGCGATTGGTAGCGAATTAGCAGAGTTGGAGAAGGCGATGCTCGAATTGGTCGAGAAAAGCGGGCTAGAGGATGCGAGTTTGTATATACAGGTGACAAGAGGCGTGGCGCCAAGAAATCATCTATTTCCGCAGTGTCCAGCTTCGATTTCCATGACGGTGAAGCCTTCTCGACCAATCTCGGAGGCAGTGCGTCAACAAGGAGTCAAAGTTCTGCTGTTAGAAGATGAACGTTGGAAAAACTGCTATATTAAATCGTTGAATTTATTGCCGAATGTTTTGGCGAAACAAGAAGCGTATGAGCAAAATTGCTTTGAAGCGGTTCTTGTTCGTGACGGATTCATCACAGAAGGGTCTAGTTCTAACTTTTTTATCGTCAAAGATGGAAGCATCCAAACAGCGCCACTAACGAACTATATTTTACCTGGAATTACTCGTATCGCGGTCAAAGCGATTGCTGAACAACTATCGATTCCATTTATTGAGAAATCTTTTTCGCCGGAAGAATTATTTGCGGCAGATGAGGCCTTTTTAACAAGCACGAACTGTGAAGTATTAGCGGTTACCGTTGCCAATAACTGTCTGATTGGCAACGGGCAACCGGGAGGGATATCAAAAAAACTATTCGCCCAGCTACAAGAAAAAACGAAATGA
- a CDS encoding IS110 family transposase yields the protein MQHVVALDVSMGKSTMVIYNQYRQCEFEGEILHTKPSFEALNEKLQTLTKQDGQAPEIVFEATGVYSASLERFFQTEGYIYHRVNPLEANLQMASMRRQKTDKSDAHELAKSHFKVERTATYQEEGYYKQMRSLTRYYDELDREITHLFSRLHAILQLSFPELEIIFSTRSALFLNIVQLYPHPDEVLTCSKTIIRNRLKANTRKNLSLSRAEAKGLALLEAAKDSYPAISKEDVRCEQVRDYAKRISDLKEKKEGLVKQMVELSKERTEYNVLISFPGIGEATAVRLIGELGDIRRFKNHKQLNAYVGIDVMRYQSGNTYYKDKINKRGNNKLRKILFYMVQTMITLRRFGGNHLVDYYDKLKTQPQGKPHKVASIACVNKFLKVAFHLITHHITYDYETASTCS from the coding sequence ATGCAACATGTAGTCGCTCTTGATGTGAGTATGGGGAAAAGTACGATGGTGATTTATAACCAATATCGTCAATGTGAATTTGAAGGAGAAATTCTTCATACCAAACCCTCATTTGAAGCTTTGAACGAAAAACTCCAAACATTAACAAAACAGGATGGACAAGCACCAGAGATTGTATTTGAAGCGACAGGTGTTTATTCCGCATCATTAGAACGCTTTTTCCAAACAGAAGGTTATATCTACCATCGAGTGAACCCTCTTGAAGCGAATCTTCAAATGGCATCGATGCGTCGACAAAAAACAGACAAAAGCGATGCACATGAACTGGCAAAATCACATTTTAAAGTAGAGCGTACAGCTACTTATCAAGAAGAAGGCTATTATAAACAAATGCGATCACTCACACGTTATTATGATGAACTAGATCGTGAAATCACTCATCTTTTCAGTCGCCTGCATGCCATTCTACAACTCAGTTTTCCAGAATTAGAAATCATATTTTCAACACGCTCGGCCCTTTTTCTCAATATTGTGCAGCTCTATCCGCATCCAGATGAGGTACTCACTTGTTCCAAAACCATCATTCGTAATCGGCTAAAAGCAAATACAAGGAAGAATCTATCTCTTTCGCGAGCAGAAGCGAAAGGACTCGCTTTACTAGAAGCTGCGAAAGATTCGTATCCAGCCATTTCAAAAGAGGATGTGCGTTGTGAACAAGTACGTGACTATGCGAAAAGGATCTCTGATTTAAAAGAAAAGAAAGAAGGGCTTGTGAAACAAATGGTCGAGCTCTCAAAGGAAAGAACCGAATACAACGTACTGATTTCATTTCCCGGTATCGGAGAAGCGACAGCTGTTCGTCTGATTGGAGAGCTTGGGGATATTCGCCGTTTCAAGAACCACAAGCAGTTAAATGCCTATGTTGGTATTGATGTGATGCGTTATCAATCAGGAAATACCTATTACAAAGATAAGATCAATAAACGAGGAAACAACAAGCTACGAAAAATCTTGTTTTATATGGTTCAGACCATGATTACATTACGTCGATTCGGTGGAAATCATTTGGTGGATTACTATGACAAATTAAAAACGCAACCTCAAGGAAAGCCCCATAAAGTTGCGTCGATTGCCTGTGTGAACAAGTTTTTGAAAGTGGCATTTCACCTGATCACACACCATATCACTTATGACTACGAAACAGCCTCAACCTGTTCGTAA
- a CDS encoding ZIP family metal transporter — MFMEWFSQLSPAIQALFGGLMTWGLTALGASLVFFFRQMNQNAMNTMFGFAAGVMIAASFWSLLAPAIDFSEQNGQIPWLPPAIGFLAGGLFIRLLDVVVPHLDIGLAEHEAEGPKTKLNKSTLLFLAITLHNIPEGLAIGVAFGAASLGLSDASVIGAIGLAIGIGIQNMPEGAALSVPLRGEGMSRIKAFNYGQLSAIVEPVAAVIGAVAVLAVQPILPYALAFAAGAMIFVVVEQLIPQSQSSGSTDFATMGVMCGFTVMMILDVALG; from the coding sequence ATGTTTATGGAATGGTTTTCTCAGTTAAGCCCAGCCATTCAGGCGCTGTTTGGTGGGTTAATGACGTGGGGCTTGACGGCGCTTGGGGCATCGCTTGTTTTTTTCTTTCGTCAAATGAATCAAAATGCGATGAATACGATGTTTGGCTTTGCGGCGGGAGTGATGATTGCTGCGTCTTTCTGGTCGCTTTTGGCTCCGGCTATTGATTTCAGTGAGCAAAATGGGCAAATCCCATGGCTTCCGCCAGCAATTGGGTTTTTAGCAGGAGGCTTATTCATTCGTCTGCTAGATGTGGTTGTGCCTCACCTTGATATTGGTTTAGCTGAACATGAAGCGGAAGGTCCTAAAACAAAGTTAAACAAGTCGACGTTATTGTTTTTAGCAATTACGCTTCATAATATTCCTGAAGGTTTAGCGATCGGTGTCGCTTTCGGCGCGGCCTCTTTAGGTCTTTCTGATGCTTCAGTGATTGGTGCGATTGGACTTGCGATCGGGATTGGCATTCAAAATATGCCAGAAGGAGCCGCTCTTTCAGTGCCATTGCGTGGAGAAGGAATGTCTCGTATAAAAGCTTTTAACTATGGGCAATTATCAGCCATTGTAGAACCGGTTGCGGCTGTGATAGGAGCAGTAGCTGTGCTTGCTGTTCAACCGATTTTACCTTATGCGCTCGCCTTTGCCGCTGGAGCGATGATCTTTGTCGTTGTTGAACAGCTCATTCCGCAGTCTCAATCTTCTGGAAGCACTGACTTTGCCACAATGGGCGTTATGTGTGGCTTCACTGTGATGATGATTTTAGATGTGGCACTTGGATAG
- a CDS encoding SGNH/GDSL hydrolase family protein, with the protein MKKRVCLHFIVLLLAVASVWPMKAEAAGVHYVALGDSLAAGQTPNKEIGAGYADLIALSLQQSGNLASFSKKWAFPGYTTEQVLEQLDKKEVQQDVRQANVITISAGANDLLPLIQNDSVRGILSYEPIPAAFALNRVRKNYSQLLSEIKQLNPQAEIYAMGYYFPYPHVKEQHKPSVEEQLGILNQIIQQEAERAGANFVPVSPRFGNDAKSLVPNAKDVHPNTAGYLQMANSFFDVYAPGSPEIPEQVLNALPAPIPFSELTASQEEEEKEEEVKAEPEEVAIADQPIKGCKRGEEFLVRR; encoded by the coding sequence ATGAAAAAGCGAGTTTGTTTACACTTCATTGTTCTCTTGCTAGCGGTTGCTTCCGTTTGGCCGATGAAAGCTGAAGCGGCGGGCGTTCACTACGTAGCACTCGGTGATTCCTTGGCAGCAGGACAAACACCGAACAAAGAAATTGGTGCGGGTTACGCTGATTTAATTGCGCTCTCTTTGCAACAGTCCGGCAACTTAGCGAGCTTTTCAAAAAAATGGGCGTTTCCGGGTTACACAACGGAACAAGTACTCGAGCAGTTAGATAAAAAAGAGGTCCAGCAAGATGTCCGCCAAGCGAATGTGATCACGATTTCTGCTGGGGCGAATGATTTATTACCGCTCATTCAAAATGATTCCGTCCGCGGCATACTAAGCTACGAGCCAATCCCAGCTGCGTTTGCCCTCAATCGCGTGCGGAAAAACTATAGTCAATTGCTGAGTGAAATTAAACAGCTGAATCCGCAGGCTGAAATTTATGCGATGGGTTATTATTTCCCATATCCACATGTAAAAGAACAGCATAAGCCATCTGTTGAAGAGCAACTGGGAATTTTAAATCAAATTATTCAACAAGAAGCGGAACGAGCAGGTGCAAACTTTGTACCCGTCAGCCCACGTTTTGGCAACGATGCCAAGTCCCTGGTCCCAAATGCCAAAGATGTTCATCCGAATACAGCTGGTTATTTGCAAATGGCCAATAGTTTTTTCGATGTGTATGCTCCAGGTAGTCCAGAGATACCAGAACAAGTGTTAAACGCATTGCCAGCGCCAATTCCTTTTTCTGAGCTGACCGCGAGTCAAGAAGAAGAGGAAAAGGAAGAAGAAGTGAAAGCAGAGCCGGAAGAGGTTGCTATAGCGGATCAGCCAATCAAAGGGTGTAAACGAGGAGAGGAGTTTCTAGTGAGACGATAA
- a CDS encoding cation diffusion facilitator family transporter: METYEDIKRGEKGAWISIIAYIFLSLLKLTVGYIGSSQALQADGLNNSTDVVASIAILIGLKIARKPPDEDHRYGHFRAETIASLIAAFIMIAVGFQVLIEAGRSFFDDNQPTPDMLTAWVALFSAVFMFIIYFYNAKLAKSINSKSLMAAAQDNRSDALVSIGAFIGIMGAQLGIDWLDVLAAFIVGLIIIKTAWDIFTEASHALTDGYDQEELENIRQTIQQVVGVQNVRSVKARLHGNLTLVDVVVCVNPALNVTESHKITENIEAILLKKYKIRDAIIHIEPADDHFHPI, from the coding sequence ATGGAAACATATGAAGATATAAAGAGAGGAGAAAAAGGGGCATGGATTAGCATTATCGCTTATATTTTTCTCTCGTTATTAAAGCTAACAGTCGGCTACATAGGAAGTTCTCAAGCGCTACAAGCGGATGGATTAAACAACTCAACGGACGTTGTTGCTTCCATTGCGATTTTGATCGGGCTGAAAATTGCCCGCAAGCCGCCGGATGAAGATCATCGTTATGGGCATTTCCGCGCTGAAACGATCGCCTCATTAATTGCTGCCTTTATTATGATCGCCGTTGGATTTCAAGTCCTTATTGAAGCTGGCCGCTCCTTTTTTGATGACAACCAGCCTACTCCAGACATGCTAACAGCTTGGGTAGCGCTTTTTAGTGCTGTTTTCATGTTTATCATCTATTTCTATAATGCCAAACTAGCCAAAAGTATTAACAGTAAATCGCTAATGGCCGCGGCACAAGATAACCGTTCAGATGCACTCGTCAGTATTGGAGCCTTCATCGGTATTATGGGTGCACAGCTAGGTATCGACTGGCTCGATGTGTTAGCTGCCTTCATCGTTGGACTCATCATCATTAAAACTGCCTGGGACATTTTCACGGAAGCTTCTCATGCTCTGACCGATGGCTATGACCAAGAAGAGCTTGAAAATATTCGCCAAACGATCCAACAAGTTGTTGGCGTTCAAAATGTCCGCAGCGTAAAAGCCCGTCTGCATGGGAATTTAACACTTGTCGATGTAGTTGTCTGTGTCAACCCTGCACTCAACGTTACCGAAAGCCACAAAATAACAGAAAACATTGAAGCCATTCTCTTAAAAAAATATAAGATCCGCGATGCTATCATTCACATCGAACCAGCAGACGACCACTTCCATCCGATTTAA
- the rbsK gene encoding ribokinase yields MVKIVVIGSSSMDLVVTSAKRPVAGETVLGDSFKTVPGGKGANQAVAAARLGAEVYMIGCVGDDHYGSVILKNFKENGVLIDCVEPITHMESGTAHIILAEGDNSIVVVKGANNYVTPDYVEKARDLTASADMVMIQQEIPVETVEYAASLCQEVNVPLLLNPAPARPLSAEVIEKASYLTPNEHEATILFSDLSASEALSKYPNKVFITEGKHGVRYFNGEQEVLIPSYTVDVVDTTGAGDTFNAAFAVALAEGKSFEESIRFANRAASLSVTKFGAQGGMPSRQEVEEAL; encoded by the coding sequence ATGGTTAAAATAGTGGTGATTGGCAGTTCTTCTATGGATTTAGTCGTGACATCTGCCAAGCGACCGGTAGCGGGAGAAACGGTGCTTGGGGATTCCTTTAAAACAGTACCCGGCGGTAAAGGAGCGAATCAGGCAGTTGCCGCTGCTAGACTTGGGGCAGAAGTTTATATGATTGGTTGTGTGGGAGACGATCATTATGGCTCTGTGATTTTGAAAAACTTTAAAGAAAACGGCGTTCTTATCGACTGTGTGGAACCGATTACACATATGGAAAGTGGCACGGCGCATATTATTTTGGCAGAAGGTGACAACAGTATTGTCGTGGTAAAAGGTGCCAATAATTATGTGACACCAGACTATGTTGAAAAAGCACGCGACTTAACGGCTTCAGCAGATATGGTGATGATTCAGCAGGAGATTCCTGTGGAGACAGTGGAGTATGCCGCGTCTCTTTGCCAAGAGGTAAATGTACCGCTTCTATTAAACCCTGCTCCGGCGCGTCCATTGAGTGCAGAAGTGATTGAGAAAGCGTCCTATTTAACACCGAATGAGCATGAGGCCACGATTTTGTTCTCGGATCTGAGTGCCAGTGAGGCTTTAAGTAAATATCCAAATAAAGTGTTTATTACAGAAGGAAAGCATGGGGTGCGTTATTTTAACGGTGAACAAGAAGTGCTTATTCCTTCTTATACAGTAGATGTCGTCGATACAACAGGGGCAGGCGATACCTTTAATGCGGCGTTTGCTGTGGCTCTTGCGGAAGGGAAAAGCTTTGAAGAAAGCATTCGTTTTGCGAACCGAGCGGCTTCTTTATCTGTGACGAAATTTGGTGCTCAAGGCGGGATGCCATCGAGACAGGAAGTAGAGGAAGCGTTATAG
- a CDS encoding LacI family DNA-binding transcriptional regulator — MATIKDVAKEAGVSVATVSRVLNETGYVHEDTKKMVEAAIQKLNYSPNEVARSLYKRESRLIGLLLPDITNPFFSELARGVEDVLQKQGFRLLFGNSDEDPEKEQAYIHTFIQNQVVGIVSATNPAGKINYENIAIPTVFLDRASDEEYAVYADGREGGRIAAHEMIRRGSKKITILKGPTYIRPAQDRFQGALDVLAQADVEFSVVKTDAFSYQEAQKRAKGMFDLYPDTDGIIASNDLVAAAILHEALRLGKSIPDDIQLIGFDDIPLSSLLFPSLSTIKQPVYEMGKQAAQLLLKLIKKETISEQHIQLPVQFIERQTTRKVEDDG; from the coding sequence GTGGCAACGATTAAAGATGTCGCCAAAGAAGCGGGCGTATCAGTCGCCACCGTTTCTCGTGTGCTGAATGAGACAGGTTATGTGCATGAAGACACGAAAAAGATGGTCGAGGCGGCTATTCAAAAATTAAATTACAGCCCGAATGAAGTGGCAAGGTCATTATATAAAAGGGAATCACGGCTCATTGGTCTATTGCTTCCTGATATTACGAATCCTTTTTTTTCAGAATTGGCACGTGGGGTGGAAGATGTGTTGCAAAAGCAGGGGTTTCGGCTATTGTTTGGAAACAGTGATGAGGACCCAGAAAAAGAACAAGCCTATATCCATACGTTTATACAAAATCAAGTAGTGGGCATTGTGTCAGCCACTAACCCAGCAGGTAAGATTAATTATGAGAATATAGCCATTCCTACTGTGTTTTTAGATCGTGCATCTGATGAGGAATATGCCGTGTATGCAGACGGGAGAGAAGGTGGTCGAATCGCCGCGCACGAAATGATTAGAAGAGGGAGCAAAAAAATTACCATTTTAAAAGGCCCGACTTATATTCGCCCCGCTCAAGATCGTTTCCAAGGAGCACTTGACGTATTAGCTCAGGCGGACGTGGAGTTTTCTGTTGTGAAAACGGATGCCTTCTCCTATCAAGAAGCTCAAAAGCGAGCAAAGGGGATGTTTGATCTTTACCCAGATACGGATGGAATCATTGCCAGCAATGATTTAGTAGCGGCAGCGATCCTTCATGAAGCTTTGCGTCTTGGTAAATCGATTCCCGATGATATACAGTTGATTGGTTTTGACGATATTCCTCTAAGTAGCTTACTGTTTCCTTCACTATCGACGATTAAACAGCCAGTTTACGAGATGGGAAAGCAAGCAGCCCAGCTATTATTGAAACTAATTAAAAAAGAAACAATTAGTGAGCAGCATATTCAATTGCCTGTTCAGTTTATCGAAAGACAAACGACAAGAAAGGTTGAGGACGATGGTTAA